Below is a window of Cytophagaceae bacterium DNA.
AGTATGCCATGGCTGCTTAATTTCGGAGTAAATTAGCATTTGCCATCGTTCCTCTTTTGCTAACCTCTGTTGCGGGAGATCAAGGAGCGTCGAAAATAGAGAGGCGTTTCAGTGCGGACTTCTGATTCTGAAATAGTAAACGAGAAGATAAGGTGAGGGTTAGGTACGTCAGACGGCTTCCCGAACTCGAAAATTAAGACTGACTAAACATGTAGAAGGCTCGACAGTAGCCGTGTTCGGACCAGGGTTCGAATCCCTGCGTCTCCACTCTAAAATCGCAATCATTTTATTGGTTGCGATTTTTTTTTGCTAAGTATTTATTCTAAAATCCCCTACTTAACGAAATCTCAAACTCCCACAATCTTTTATTTTATCCCTACCTATCCTTTAAATAAAATAATCATTCAGAAAAATGAATTTGAAATTAAAAATCAGGAACTTTATGATTCGTTTTTAAAAGTTATTTACAAATATTTTAAACCAAAAAATATGAAAAAACTATTGCTATTGTTATTACTGGTTACAAATTGGGCAATTGCTCAAACCAAACAATACCCCAACATTGATATTCCTTATAAGAAATTTGTATTGGAAAACGGACTAACCGTAATTGTTCACGAAGACCATAAACTCCCTATTGCTTCTTTCAATATCTGGTATCATGTAGGAAGTAAAAATGAAAAACAAGGAAAGACCGGTTTTGCACACCTTTTTGAACACATTATGTTTACCAGCACTGAGCACTGGAGCAATTTTGACGAAGTAATGCAAACTGTCGGCGGTGGAAACAATAATGGAACCACTAACAACGACCGAACCAATTACTTTGAAACCTTTACCAATACCGGTTTGGAGAGAGTTTTATGGGTAGAGGCCGACAGAATGGGATTTCTGTTGAAAGGACTCGACAGCACAAAAATTGAGATTCAGCGAGGTGTAGTACAAAACGAGAAACGTCAGGGAGATAACCAACCCTATGCCATTGCTGAAGAATTGACAGTAAAGGCTACTTATCCCAGCGGACATCCCTATTCCTGGACAGTGATTGGGAGTATGGCCGACCTGAGTGCAGCCAGTGTGAATGACGTAAAGGAATGGTTCAGAACCTATTATGGACCCAATAATGCCGTGGTAGCCATTGCCGGAGATGTAAATGCTGAGAATGTAATGGAATTGGTGAAAAAGTATTTTGGAGAAATTCCCGCCAGCCCTCCAATCGCGAAATTCACACAGAATATCGCAAAAATGAAAGGTCTTACTTACCAACAAGCACAGGACCGGGTTCCTCAGGCTCGATTACAAAAAACCTGGAACGTCCCGGCTTGGGGTACTGTTGAACTTACCCAATTGAATTTGTTGGGTGATATTTTGACCAACGGTAAATCATCAAGATTGTATAAAAGATTGGTTTTGGATGAAGATTTGGCTACAAACGTGTTTTTCTATACCAATGAAGGGGAAATTGGCGGACAATTTTATCTTTTTGCTGATGCCAAACCTGGAGTTAGTCTGAAAAAAATCAACAATATCATCAATGAGGAGTTGAAGAAAATATTTACTAACGGTGTAACGGTAGAAGCAGTAGAAAGAACTAAAACCAATTATTTCGTACAATTACTGAAAGGTTTGGAAACAATCGGAGGTTTTGGTGGAAAAAGCGACTGGTTGGCCATGAGTGAAACATACGGAGGGAGTCCTGACGCCTATAAAACCATTTTGGAATACATCAAAAAAGCGAATCCTGCCGGGACAAAAAAAGTTGCCAATGATTGGTTGAGTGATGGGGAATACGTTTTGGAGATATTGCCCTATCCCGATTTCACAACCACAGAAACCAAAATAGACCGTACTGCAATGCCTCCGGTAGCTAAGCCTTCAGCAGCCAGGTTTCCGGCAATCAAGACTTTCAGCTTGAGCAATGGCCTTAAAGTATATCTTGCCGAAAAACATGAACTGCCTTTAGTAAATATGATTACTACCTTTGGAGGTGGTTTTACAGCGGATAAATTTGCCCAATTAGGCACAGCTAAAATGACAGGTACCATGATGCTCGAAGGTACCGCCACTAAAACAGGAACTCAGATCAGTGATTTGTTGAATTCTTTGGGTACTACGCTTTACAGCAGTGCCGGAGTGGACAATTCGGTTATAAATATGAGTTGCCTTAAAACCAGCTTTGATGCCTCTCTGGCACTTTATTCCGATGTTTTGCTGCATCCTTCTTTTCCTGAAAAAGATTTTGAAAGAGTAAAAAAAGAACAATTGCTGGCAATAGATCAGGAAAAAGCCTCTCCAGGCAGACTGGGAAGAAGAGTTTTGCCCGCTTTGCTTTACCCTGCTGATCATGCCTATAATATGCCTTTGACCGGTACCGGCACCGCAGAATCGGTTGCTAAAATTTCCAGAAATAGTTTGCAGAAGTTTCATGAGACGTGGTTTGTACCCAATAACGGATTTATGGTTGTAGTAGGAGATATTACCGAGGCCGAGCTGAAAACTAAACTTGAGAAAAGTTTGGTAAACTGGAAATCCAAAGCAACT
It encodes the following:
- a CDS encoding insulinase family protein; the protein is MKKLLLLLLLVTNWAIAQTKQYPNIDIPYKKFVLENGLTVIVHEDHKLPIASFNIWYHVGSKNEKQGKTGFAHLFEHIMFTSTEHWSNFDEVMQTVGGGNNNGTTNNDRTNYFETFTNTGLERVLWVEADRMGFLLKGLDSTKIEIQRGVVQNEKRQGDNQPYAIAEELTVKATYPSGHPYSWTVIGSMADLSAASVNDVKEWFRTYYGPNNAVVAIAGDVNAENVMELVKKYFGEIPASPPIAKFTQNIAKMKGLTYQQAQDRVPQARLQKTWNVPAWGTVELTQLNLLGDILTNGKSSRLYKRLVLDEDLATNVFFYTNEGEIGGQFYLFADAKPGVSLKKINNIINEELKKIFTNGVTVEAVERTKTNYFVQLLKGLETIGGFGGKSDWLAMSETYGGSPDAYKTILEYIKKANPAGTKKVANDWLSDGEYVLEILPYPDFTTTETKIDRTAMPPVAKPSAARFPAIKTFSLSNGLKVYLAEKHELPLVNMITTFGGGFTADKFAQLGTAKMTGTMMLEGTATKTGTQISDLLNSLGTTLYSSAGVDNSVINMSCLKTSFDASLALYSDVLLHPSFPEKDFERVKKEQLLAIDQEKASPGRLGRRVLPALLYPADHAYNMPLTGTGTAESVAKISRNSLQKFHETWFVPNNGFMVVVGDITEAELKTKLEKSLVNWKSKATPAIAIGDAPLAASPAVYIIDKPEASQSQIFAGHTSLSAKDKDIDAFGLMNNILGGTFLSRLNMNLREDKHWSYGAGSNISPTKGPGMFLANTGVQTDKTKESVVEILKELTQINDSKPIAQDEFEKEKNGAILSIPGDWQTNNGIIGFLQRSILFDRGLDYPNQYATNLENLSLSDMHNVAKKVVKAQNITWLIVGDRAKIESGIRELNLGPVKILDKDGKEIK